Proteins co-encoded in one Plasmodium sp. gorilla clade G2 genome assembly, chromosome: 9 genomic window:
- a CDS encoding GDP-fucose protein O-fucosyltransferase 2, putative: MKFIVVFFLFFLLKVIDRVAWGNPTELMCLKEDVYLGDSFYFLKKKKYILYDVNIGEGFNLQKEIFYRLSLITYNMNKHDKINIYYLVLPPWCYITHWNRKKKNKITWSYFFNTDIMKKVIPIIEYEEYERIYSNFCDIMINSKYNFDNYKEKSFMILPFEECNINANRFKKICKKCKHKYNVIYSGYCITISTKKSECYSYGMISSYFIISILQNLYLYNITSVLIKQSTNILVPFPNELYENNIEDILFFNNKLLSYGDNYIYNILKTYNYISSHLRYNDFRNIARYNVPPIHIALLKLLYIMFIHNYDIIFIASDEKVQIQKIIHKHFNQYKNYFYFYNNDNNNLHEGEFAIIEQWICTRSHVFIGNIFSRFTMHINWERHLINKGNFNQNLDLCSYHINNDKDQDIKSSYKNVRNIFNQKALERIKTIYDNYSKSDQKYITTICYNFPSHFPNNISIYRKKYISNI, translated from the exons ATGAAATTTAtagttgttttttttttattctttcttttaaaaGTGATAGACAGGGTTGCATGGGGAAACCCCACTGAATTGATGTGTTTAAAGGAGGATGTATATTTAGGTGATagcttttattttttgaaaaagaaaaaatatattctatacGATGTAAATATAGGGGAAGGCTTCAac cttcagaaagaaatattttatagacTAAGTTTAAtcacatataatatgaacaagcatgataaaataaacatatattatcttGTGCTTCCACCTTGGTGTTATATTACACATTggaatagaaaaaaaaaaaataaaataacatggagttatttttttaatacagaTATTATGAAAAAGGTTATTCCTATTATAGAATATGAAGAATATGAAAGAATATACAGCAATTTTTGtgatataatgataaatagtaaatataattttgataattataaagaaaagaGTTTTATGATTTTACCATTTGAAGAATGTAATATAAATGCTAATagattcaaaaaaatatgtaaaaaatgtaaacataaatataatgttatatattctGGTTATTGCATAACAATAAGCACAAAAAAGAGTGAATGTTATTCATATGGAATGATAAGtagttattttataatttctatattacaaaatttatatctatataatattacatctgtattaataaaacaaagtacaaatatattagtaCCTTTTCCtaatgaattatatgaaaataatatagaagatatattattttttaataataaattattatcatatggagataattatatatataatatattaaaaacatataattatataagttCACATTTAAGATATAATGATTTCAGAAATATAGCTAGATATAATGTTCCACCTATACATATTgctttattaaaattattatatattatgtttattcataattatgatataatttttatagcTTCTGATGAAAAAGTACAGATACAAAAGATTATTCATAAGCATTTTAATCAATATAAAAactatttctatttttataataatgataataataatttacatgAAGGAGAATTTGCTATTATAGAACAGTGGATATGTACTAGGTCTCATGTTTTCATAGGCAATATATTTTCAAGATTTACTATGCATATAAACTGGGAAAgacatttaataaataaaggaAATTTTAATCAAAATTTAGATCTCTGTtcttatcatataaataatgataaggatcaagatattaaaagtagttataaaaatgtaagaaatatttttaatcagAAAGCATTGGAAAGAATTAAAactatatatgataattattcaaAGAGtgatcaaaaatatataactacTATATGTTACAACTTTCCTTCTCATTTtccaaataatataagtatatatagaaagaaatatattagcaatatataa
- a CDS encoding apoptosis-related protein, whose protein sequence is MNIEKAEAKSKMIEMSKQNIENKTKKELELKQKQEELLEKRRLILKSLLTPEAHARLSRIGIVKEEQARRIEDIIIRNSQMGLIYNKIDDDHLIKIIEQINDKMYKKDPVIEIRRRKQFDDDDDFNEEDYM, encoded by the exons atgaatattGAAAAAGCCGAAGCAAAGTCAAAAATGATTGAAATGTCCAAGCAGAATATAGAAAAT AAGACAAAAAAGGAATTGGAACTTAAACAAAAACAAGA agaATTATTAGAGAAAAGGcgtttaatattaaaatccTTATTGACACCTGAAGCTCATGCAAgat tGTCTAGAATTGGAATAGTTAAAGAAGAACAGGCTAGAAGAATAgaagatattattataaga AATAGTCAAATGGGTTtgatatataacaaaattgaTGATGACCActtgataaaaattatagag CAAATAAATGacaaaatgtataaaaaggATCCAGTAATAGAA atcAGGAGGAGAAAACAATTTGACGACGATGATGATTTCAATGAAGAAGATTATATGTGA
- a CDS encoding exoribonuclease, putative, which produces MGVPTFYRWLVTRYPKIAKAVYETRDSDVYSRRTKFDENGEYFKVHDLNDYVNNTDELHCSDNINGYFDNMYLDMNGIIHLCSHSDNSKRAKSNEEIFLNVFLYVERLFDIVEPKKLLYMAIDGVAPKAKMNQQRSRRFKSISCSEIEKRAYLELKERFIAENKMVPEETTYWDSNVITPGTEFMHELSVALKYFIEHKITNDEKWKNVVVIFSDSNVCGEGEHKIFNFIKSQRAQPGYDPNTRHIIHGMDADLIMLSLASHEPYFYILREIIDLDPKSDEKEKPKKKDYVGMLKSYDDLHFCTRYVKTEKKLYNKYNDPNYANVTISKNSSLNYEYWNELQILDLTILREYLWKDLFFDTSFNMERCIDDFIFICFFCGNDFLPHLPSISIAGGSIDQLILLYQKVLPTLGDYLINEGSINLKSFTKYISFIAEVERETFVSQYDFKKKREKRELQQKDALKRPKCVDDPTDQVVQYLDKSDVNNKTNNAQQREIHTNKAANTMIANKSENITTPAANIVSKKMLYESKIQSMQPMRNIKYKDKKGEKSINFLVRPVSNIEKPINNEQEEVQSLNSDMLQKSETLPNNDILQDSDTLQNNNNNNNNDDNNNNDNSLFSNNDACSNNDTFSNTEVLPKDSYDENKKMDDINEFNLLLKEAIKKANECENPKEDVELGGDENPDIIRMKYYKSKFHLDDNDSIEDFIKDVVYKYVEGLAWVLAYYFQSCPMWHWYYPYYYAPLSSDLIVDNITFNFEKDEPLLPFEQLLCVLPANSSHCLPKMYKQLMLHKDSPIIDFYPHTFKEEENGKKFKYQWIILLPFVDKDRIIKHARPLHDTLNSDEKKRNRRGLNKIYVSSNHPLSKTIAKSIKNYLKEVKEKESIKNEDIENLNNDERNEANMDDEKKIIDKKNNNSNNNNNNDNNNNYNNTYDDYFKNMNLTIPITTNRNINLFGYLNCKDEESDVHILKKIFKFSSNFSSTCNSAFYLQPEFEKHSSALLKNHIRPKNVLNVLDINNEERKLRFNAPAAKRMILNSLSNNHPQIYSFSKYNQSRNQEMNHHYHNPNHYSNDPRLNNAYHYNNKVRDNMQNYNNSANYNYTKTPKNYNYHHNQNFQDQNYNNNFPNLSHKNNNMYQMPKKNVTYSHDHKKDVTYNNYNNSRNTYNKDNTNYESPYNVSYNSHYNNNNNYMKHKNDTKAFSNNNVYNNNPTNSYHHNNYKNYNNNYHNYHNDGNYYKKDPYHNNSTNNNNTTGTNKKNNYYNNRSMPYKDK; this is translated from the coding sequence atGGGAGTACCCACCTTTTACAGATGGCTAGTTACAAGGTATCCAAAAATAGCCAAAGCAGTTTATGAGACCAGAGATAGTGATGTATATTCAAGAAGAACAAAATTTGATGAGAATGGAGAATATTTTAAAGTCCACGATTTAAATGATTATGTTAATAATACAGATGAATTACATTGTTCAGATAATATCAATGgatattttgataatatgtatttagATATGAATGGaattattcatttatgtTCTCATAGTGATAATAGTAAAAGAGCAAAAAGtaatgaagaaatatttctgaatgtttttttatatgttgaaAGATTATTTGATATTGTTGAACCAAAGAAACTTCTTTATATGGCCATTGATGGTGTTGCACCTAAAGCAAAAATGAATCAACAAAGAAGTAGAAGATTTAAATCTATATCATGTTCAGAAATAGAAAAGAGAGCATATTTAGAATTAAAAGAACGATTTATAGCTGAAAATAAAATGGTACCTGAAGAAACAACCTATTGGGATAGTAATGTTATAACTCCAGGTACTGAATTTATGCATGAGTTATCTGTtgctttaaaatattttattgaaCACAAAATtacaaatgatgaaaaatggaaaaatgttgttgttattttttcTGATTCTAATGTATGTGGTGAAGGagaacataaaatatttaattttatcaaaTCACAAAGAGCACAACCAGGTTATGATCCAAATACTAGACATATAATACACGGTATGGATGCTGATTTAATTATGCTTTCCTTAGCTAGTCATGaaccatatttttatatattaagagAAATTATAGATTTAGATCCAAAATctgatgaaaaagaaaaaccaaaaaaaaaagattatgTAGGTATGCTTAAAAGTTATGATGATTTGCATTTCTGTACTAGATATGTTAAAAcggaaaaaaaattgtataataaatataatgatccAAATTATGCTAATGTTACTATTAGTAAGAATTCATCACTGAATTATGAATATTGGAATGAATTACAAATTCTTGATCTAACCATATTAAGAGAATATTTATGGAAAGATCTATTTTTTGATACAAGTTTTAATATGGAAAGATGTATAgatgattttatatttatttgttttttttgtggAAATGATTTCTTACCTCATCTACCATCCATTTCTATAGCAGGAGGGAGTATAGatcaattaatattattatatcaaaaGGTCTTACCAACATTAGGagattatttaattaatgaaggttctattaatttaaaatcttttacaaaatatatatctttcaTAGCTGAGGTGGAGAGAGAAACATTTGTTTCGCAATATGATTTTAAGaagaaaagagaaaaaagagAATTACAACAAAAGGATGCATTAAAAAGACCAAAATGTGTAGATGATCCAACAGATCAAGTAGTACAGTATTTAGATAAATCAGATGTAAACAACAAGACAAATAATGCTCAACAAAGAGAAATTCATACTAATAAAGCAGCTAATACTATGATAGCCAATAAATCGGAAAATATAACAACTCCTGCGGCTAATATTGTTTcgaaaaaaatgttatatgaaAGTAAAATTCAAAGCATGCAACCTAtgagaaatattaaatataaagataagaAAGGTGAAAAaagtattaattttttagttCGTCCTGTATCAAATATTGAGAAACctataaataatgaacaaGAGGAAGTTCAATCATTGAATAGTGATATGTTACAAAAAAGTGAAACACTAcctaataatgatatattacaAGATAGTGATACCctacaaaataataacaataataataataatgatgataataataataatgataatagtttattttctaataatGATGCTTGTTCTAACAATGACACATTTTCTAATACTGAGGTATTACCAAAAGATTcttatgatgaaaataaaaaaatggatGATATTAACGAattcaatttattattaaaagaagcTATTAAAAAAGCTAACGAATGTGAAAATCCCAAAGAAGATGTAGAATTAGGAGGAGATGAAAATCCAGATATTATAagaatgaaatattataaatctaAATTTCATTTAGATGATAATGATTCTATAGAAGATTTTATTAAAGATGttgtttataaatatgttgaAGGATTAGCTTGGGTTCTagcatattattttcaatcaTGTCCTATGTGGCATTGgtattatccatattattatgcaCCATTGTCATCAGATTTAATTGTTGATAATATAACTTTCAATTTTGAAAAAGATGAACCATTATTACCATTCGAACAATTGTTATGTGTCTTACCAGCCAATTCAAGCCATTGCTTACCAAAAATGTATAAACAATTAATGCTACATAAAGATTCACCAATTATTGATTTTTATCCTCATACAtttaaagaagaagaaaatgggaaaaaatttaaataccAGTGGATTATATTACTTCCATTTGTAGATAAGGACAGAATTATTAAACACGCAAGACCTTTACATGATACATTAAAtagtgatgaaaaaaaaagaaatagaagaggtcttaataaaatatatgttagtTCAAATCACCCCTTATCCAAAACAATAGCAAAatctattaaaaattatttaaaagaagttaaagaaaaggaatccataaaaaatgaagatattgaaaatttaaataatgatgaacgAAATGAAGCTAACATGGATGATGAAAAGAAGATAAtcgacaaaaaaaataacaatagcaacaataataacaataatgataataataataattataacaatacctatgatgattattttaaaaatatgaatctAACCATTCCAATAACCACAAACAGAAATATTAATCTCTTTGGATATTTAAATTGTAAAGACGAAGAAAGTGATGTACatatacttaaaaaaatatttaaattctcATCAAACTTTTCATCAACTTGTAATAGTGCTTTCTATTTACAACCAGAATTTGAAAAACATTCATCAGCACTCTTGAAAAATCATATTAGACCcaaaaatgttttaaatgtactagatataaataacgaagaaagaaaattaaGATTTAACGCACCAGCTGCTAAAAGGATGATTTTAAATAGTTTAAGCAATAATCATCCAcaaatatattccttttctAAATATAATCAATCAAGAAATCAAGAAATgaatcatcattatcataatcCTAATCATTATTCCAATGATCCTAGGTTAAATAATGCCTaccattataataataaagtaaGAGATAATATGcagaattataataatagtgcaaattataattatacaaaGACAcctaaaaattataattatcatcataatcaAAATTTCCAAgatcaaaattataataataatttcccGAACTTgtcacataaaaataataatatgtatcaaATGCCAAAAAAAAACGTCACATATTCACATGACCATAAAAAAGATGTaacttataataattataataattctaggaatacatataataaagataatacaaATTACGAATCCCCATATAACGTGTCATACAATtctcattataataataataataattatatgaagcATAAAAATGATACAAAGGCTTTctcaaataataatgtatataataataatcccACTAATAgttatcatcataataattataaaaactataataataattatcataattatcacAACGAcggaaattattataaaaaggatCCCTACCATAATAACAGCaccaataataataacacaaCTGGaactaataaaaaaaataactacTATAATAATAGATCAATGCCTTATAAGGATaagtaa
- a CDS encoding subpellicular microtubule protein 1, putative has protein sequence MEVITEKPKVQFNFYDEQKNSYNKSTDYPEFSKDCNIDYQPYFYTNRKFPLDKNSEQRRQESPSRKPGLCVDEICTCGFHRCPRIIKSLPFEGESNYRSEFGPKALPELPPPIYMKPPKSLPFEGESNYRSEFGPKPLPELPPQIYMKPPKSLPFEGESNYRSEFGPKPLPELPPQIYMKPLKSLPFEGESNYRSEFGIKPLPELPPRVETKLVKSLPFEGESNYRSEFGPKPLPELPPRVETKLVKSLPFEGESNYRSEFGPKPLPELPPKIYMQPPKALPFEGESNYRSEFGPKPLPELPPRIEMKIPKSLPFEGESNYRSEFGPKPLPELPPKIYMQPPKSLPFEGESNYRSEFGPKPLPELPPRHETKLVKQLPFEGESSYRTEYIRKVLPVCPVDLLPKYPTPTYPSQHVFWDRETKRWY, from the coding sequence ATGGAAGTTATAACAGAAAAACCAAAAGTACAATTTAACTTTTATGATGAACAGAAAAATAGCTATAATAAGAGTACTGATTATCCAGAATTCTCTAAGGATTGTAATATAGATTATCAaccttatttttatacaaataGAAAATTCCCTTTAGATAAAAATAGTGAACAAAGAAGACAAGAATCTCCTAGTAGAAAACCAGGTTTATGTGTCGATGAAATATGTACGTGTGGATTTCATAGATGTCCTAGAATAATCAAATCGTTACCTTTTGAAGGAGAAAGTAATTATCGCAGCGAATTTGGGCCCAAAGCTTTGCCTGAATTGCCCCCTCCAATTTATATGAAACCACCAAAATCGTTACCTTTTGAAGGAGAAAGTAATTATCGAAGCGAATTTGGGCCCAAGCCTTTACCTGAATTACCACCTCAGATTTATATGAAACCACCAAAATCTTTGCCTTTTGAGGGAGAAAGTAATTATAGAAGCGAATTTGGGCCCAAGCCTTTACCTGAATTACCACCTCAGATTTATATGAAACCACTAAAATCTTTGCCTTTTGAGGGAGAAAGTAATTATAGAAGCGAATTTGGCATAAAACCTTTGCCAGAATTACCACCAAGGGTAGAAACTAAATTAGTGAAATCATTACCTTTTGAAGGTGAAAGTAATTATAGAAGCGAATTTGGGCCCAAACCTTTACCAGAATTACCACCAAGGGTAGAAACTAAATTAGTGAAATCATTACCTTTTGAAGGTGAAAGTAATTATAGAAGCGAATTTGGGCCTAAACCTTTGCCTGAATTACcaccaaaaatatatatgcaaCCACCAAAAGCATTACCCTTTGAAGGAGAAAGTAATTATAGGAGTGAGTTTGGACCTAAGCCTTTACCAGAATTACCCCCAAGAATTGAAATGAAAATTCCAAAATCGTTACCCTTCGAAGGTGAGAGTAATTATAGAAGCGAATTCGGGCCCAAACCGTTGCCTGAATTGCcaccaaaaatatatatgcaaCCACCAAAATCATTACCCTTTGAGGGTGAAAGTAATTACAGGAGTGAATTCGGTCCTAAACCGTTACCTGAATTACCACCAAGACATGAAACTAAATTAGTGAAACAATTGCCTTTTGAAGGAGAGAGCAGTTATAGAACAGAATATATACGAAAGGTTCTTCCTGTTTGCCCAGTGGATTTATTACCTAAATATCCTACACCTACTTATCCATCTCAACATGTATTTTGGGATAGAGAAACAAAAAGGTGGtactaa
- a CDS encoding FHA domain protein, putative: protein MITNKKNRTAKNKNYIINVNCYTWINNSHGLFDYESENFYKKCFKIKCLYNYYYILKDDINVEIKNEEEISNVMGNNNSLKLICKIKYINNNYQLIPCIENIYDDTINSDTKVNEVNENNNNSNINNNNNNNININSNNNSNNHNNNSNNNNNNNDNNNNDMDNFWVIVKYLKNKSSILHEDDVIKLGRVKLKIKKIITNAQQEREYNKSQSPFDDDECETVAPETEHLNTSTNNIMSNSYMNSSVINHNMNFNNNVLEDDICIHCENLIVAKRDTQVNLISIEDNINNVEDEHARNTSQFISNGNVSIQMTDNENNNNMNNSYLDDFYLFKNNTSNHEYSNKHNVIENNNNMHNRYTDSAQMYANNIENINKRGEQSKGNLDQKELGLVSPDNNNNNNNNNNINNSILSNNIRGNNKHPNSALKLSNNKDNNNNNSNKINKCLAGKNVTLNIEQEANRDIIGELENMNPNIDERRNTSISIHNNNIIEDNINVLINNNINNNVIRTNSNVAITTKCCCKHSAMNNLFNQNNNNNNSSNNSNSIIRKYKKEDLYDDSIKDMCILNGKEFTNPPSLYNCRICLCEYENVNNPLVSPCKCKGSMKYVHINCLRTWMRGRLNVRNDCSSCSFFWKQLNCELCKFPYPTYIYIQNKYLELYEIPKPELPYIIIELMNDRNKGFYIVSLANTKCVRMGRGHDSDVRVNDISVSRFHALIKYHNGNFYIEDCKSKFGTLIQIRKPVFFNIRRNKFIALQIGRTVMYVYMKRKNWIFLPICLKLSKTKDEDVSTLDNFSSKLLVDNNMQAPINNNFEYNRDNNNELANIENTNQIRERVNNQIINNESNNANVNVNNALNQNGDVHMNVNNSILLDGRNSNNNNNNNNNDNNNNDDDYDNIYDNNNDDYIDCRGDNLNIYNNNNQQNVNSQININNNNNNNNNNNNNNNNTYNSINNIDEADINLNSTTSEQNLTFSNISINNNIKNEQVQNNNNNTNNITNGNINNNTNSQNIL from the coding sequence ATGATTAcgaataaaaagaatagaactgcaaaaaacaaaaattacaTTATAAATGTAAACTGTTATACGTGGATTAATAATAGCCATGGATTATTTGACTACGAGAGTGAgaatttttataagaaatgTTTCAAGATCAAATGTTTATAcaactattattatatattgaaagatgatataaatgtcgaaataaaaaatgaggaAGAGATAAGTAATGTTAtgggtaataataatagtttgaaattaatatgtaaaataaaatatataaataataattatcaacTAATACCAtgtatagaaaatatatatgatgatacaATTAATAGTGACACAAAAGTGAATGaagtaaatgaaaataataataatagtaatattaacaacaataataataataatattaatattaatagtaataataatagtaacaaccataataataatagtaacaataataataacaataatgacaataataataatgatatggaTAATTTCTGGGTGattgtaaaatatttaaaaaataaaagttcCATATTACATGAAGATGATGTTATTAAACTAGGAAGAGttaaattgaaaataaaaaagattatAACCAATGCACAACAAGAAAGGGAATATAACAAATCACAATCTCCttttgatgatgatgaatGTGAAACGGTAGCACCAGAAACAGAACATTTGAACACatcaacaaataatataatgtcTAATAGTTATATGAATAGTAGTGTTATAAATCATAACATGAATTTTAATAACAATGTATTAGAAGATGATATTTGTATACATTGTGAGAATCTTATAGTAGCAAAAAGAGATACACAAGTTAATCTTATTAGTATAGAagacaatataaataatgttgaAGATGAACATGCAAGGAATACAAGCCAATTTATATCAAATGGAAATGTTAGTATACAAATGACTGATAacgaaaataataataacatgaataattcttatttagatgatttttatttatttaaaaataatacatctaATCATGAGTATTCAAATAAGCATAACgtaatagaaaataataataatatgcacAATAGATATACTGACAGTGCACAAATGTATgcaaataatatagaaaatataaataaaagaggAGAGCAATCAAAGGGAAATTTAGATCAAAAAGAATTAGGACTAGTTTCTCCagataataacaacaataataataataataataatattaataattctatACTTTCAAACAATATAAGAGGAAATAACAAACATCCCAATTCAGCCTTAAAATTATCTAATAacaaagataataataataataatagtaataaaataaataagtgCCTTGCAGGTAAAAATGTTACTTTAAATATTGAACAAGAAGCAAATAGGGATATTATTGGAGAGTTAGAAAATATGAACCCAAATATTGATGAAAGGAGAAATACTTCTATAagtatacataataataatatcattgaagataatataaacgtattaatcaataataatataaataataatgttataaGGACTAATTCAAATGTAGCCATTACAACAAAATGTTGTTGTAAACACAGTGCaatgaataatttatttaaccaaaataataataataataatagttctaataattcaaatagtattattagaaaatataaaaaagaagatttATATGATGATTCTATAAAAGATATGTGCATTCTTAATGGTAAGGAATTTACTAATCCTCCAAGTTTATATAATTGTCGAATATGTTTATGTGAAtatgaaaatgtaaataacCCATTAGTATCGCCATGTAAATGTAAAGGTTCTAtgaaatatgtacatataaattgTTTAAGAACATGGATGAGAGGAAGATTAAATGTTAGAAATGACTGTTCTtcttgttcatttttttggaAACAATTAAATTGTGAATTATGTAAATTTCCATATccaacttatatatatattcaaaataaatatctagaattatatgaaatacCTAAGCCTGAATtaccatatattattatagaaCTAATGAATGATAGAAATAAAGGATTTTATATTGTTAGTTTAGCTAATACCAAATGTGTTCGTATGGGAAGAGGTCATGATAGTGATGTCCGTGTTAATGATATCTCTGTTTCAAGATTTCATgctttaataaaatatcataatggaaatttttatatagaaGATTGTAAGAGTAAATTCGGTACCTTGATCCAAATAAGAAAACctgtattttttaatatcagaagaaataaatttattgcTTTACAAATTGGTAGAACtgttatgtatgtatatatgaaaagaaaaaattggATATTCCTACCTATATGTttaaaattatcaaaaaCAAAAGATGAAGATGTTAGTACCCTTGACAATTTCTCTTCAAAATTGTTagtagataataatatgcaaGCACCTATTAATAACAATTTTGAATATAACagagataataataatgagctagctaatattgaaaatacaAATCAAATTCGAGAAAGAGTTAATAATCagataataaataatgaatccAACAATGCTAATGTGAATGTCAATAATGCATTAAATCAAAATGGTGATGTTCATATGAATGTTAATAATAGTATATTATTAGACGGTAGAAATagcaacaataataataataataataataatgataataataataatgatgatgattatgataatatttatgataataataatgatgattataTTGATTGTAGAGgagataatttaaatatctataataacaataatcaGCAAAATGTTAACAGccaaataaacataaataataataataataataataataataataataataataataataatacatataattcaaTTAATAATATCGATGAAGctgatataaatttaaatagcACAACTAGCGAACAAAATTTAACTTTCtcaaatatatctataaataataatattaaaaatgaacaagttcaaaataataataataatacaaataatatcacaaatggaaatataaacaataatacAAATTCACAAAATATTCTTTga
- a CDS encoding small nuclear ribonucleoprotein Sm D3, putative has protein sequence MSVGIPIKLLHEGIGHTISVETKSGILYRGTLLFAEDNMNCLLENVSVVKKDGKQILLEQVYIRGGSVSFMIFPDMLRYAPIFKINKSKAKTSFTTIRRAMEAHARIASKNKDIKA, from the exons atgtcagTTGGAATACCCATAAAGTTATTACATGAAGGAATAGGTCATACAATATCTGTTGAAACAAAATCGGGAATTTTATATAGAGGCACACtg ctTTTTGCAGAGGATAACATGAATTGTTTACTTGAAAATGTATCAGTAGTAAAAAAGGATGGCAAACAAATCTTATTAGAa cAAGTATATATAAGAGGTGGTAGCGTGTCATTCATGATATTTCCAGATATGTTAAGATATGCTcctatatttaaaattaataaatccaAAGCAAAAACAAGTTTTACAACCATAAGAAGAGCAATGGAAGCTCATGCTAGAATTGcatcaaaaaataaagacaTAAAAGCATAG